A single genomic interval of Dyella sp. GSA-30 harbors:
- a CDS encoding DUF2946 domain-containing protein: MAWLAIAAMALVAFAPGISQYLVAVHAMTSVDALCPEHAAQADHTHAGHRTPDMPMGEHGDACGYCTLLCHSPVTPTVFRLPVIATQMRADAPIRVPAIHSDSAVVLSAEPRGPPVFSIG, from the coding sequence GTGGCTTGGCTGGCTATTGCCGCCATGGCCTTGGTCGCGTTCGCTCCCGGCATTTCCCAGTACCTCGTTGCCGTCCATGCGATGACGAGTGTGGACGCGCTGTGCCCCGAACATGCGGCGCAGGCCGATCACACGCATGCCGGCCACCGCACGCCGGACATGCCGATGGGCGAGCACGGCGACGCCTGCGGCTATTGCACGTTGCTGTGTCATTCGCCGGTAACGCCCACTGTGTTTCGACTCCCGGTCATCGCCACGCAGATGCGTGCCGATGCGCCGATACGTGTTCCGGCCATCCATAGCGATAGCGCGGTCGTCCTGAGCGCGGAGCCACGCGGGCCACCTGTTTTTTCCATCGGTTGA
- a CDS encoding membrane-bound PQQ-dependent dehydrogenase, glucose/quinate/shikimate family has translation MAKTSRSGAWLWVTGLVFIVLGLVLAVGGGWLVSLGGSWYYLIIGLALIVDGYLLIGARRAALWLYALILLGTAIWSVLEVRFDWWQLVPRMAVWFVLGLWLVMPWISRRLVVGDPHGQRRTWPVWLALVVSLVVGVVGYFTDYHTLAGSVPEANMAALGTDGSGVPPGEWVAYGRSGLGQRYAPAAQITPANVGQLKEAWTFHTRDFRGPTDPFEIANEVTPLKANGKLYICTAHNIVIALDPDTGKELWRFDPKINRDAKTYQHMICRGVAYYDSGSYAAAAPATAASVATKPAASGAPDKPVMATRGAVPADAIHFDSCPRRIFAPTADATIVSINADNGQLCTDFGDKGVIGLYQGMSMTQRGFLNPTSPPVVTQHVLIVSAAVTDNDSTHEPSGVIRGYDIDSGRLLWNWDSANPDETAPLAPGQFYKHNSPNSWSVSSVDEKLGMVYIPMGNQTPDMWGGNRYPEGEKFNSSIVALDIATGKLRWVFQTVHHDLWDMDVGGQPNLMDLDTPQGKVPVVIASTKRADIYVIDRRDGKLVVPAPEQPVPQGAAEGDYSAPTQPFSALSFKPERRLRESDMWGTNPFDQLMCRILFKQLRYDGIFTPPSEQGSLIYPGNYGVFDWGGVAVDPVRQVLVGNPNYVAFVSRLHRRDTIDAKGGTGSEQGLQPMTGTPFAVDLHPLLSPLGIPCQAPPWGYVAAVDLKTMQKVWMHRNGTVIDNAPLPIPLPLGVPSLGGAITTGGGVVFMSATLDYYFRAYDLRTGNKLWEVRLPAGGQAIPMSYVSDKTGRQYVVLMAGGHGSLGTKMGDSLIAYALPSSGTTQPAPAQSAP, from the coding sequence ATGGCTAAGACATCACGATCCGGGGCGTGGTTGTGGGTGACGGGGCTGGTTTTCATCGTGCTGGGTCTGGTATTGGCCGTGGGCGGAGGCTGGCTGGTGAGCCTTGGCGGCTCCTGGTATTACCTGATTATCGGCCTGGCCTTAATCGTCGACGGCTATTTGTTAATTGGTGCTCGTCGGGCAGCTTTATGGCTTTACGCATTGATATTGCTGGGAACGGCTATCTGGTCGGTCCTCGAGGTGCGCTTCGACTGGTGGCAGCTGGTGCCCCGTATGGCGGTCTGGTTTGTGCTGGGGCTCTGGCTGGTGATGCCCTGGATCAGCCGGCGTCTGGTCGTGGGCGATCCCCATGGGCAGAGGAGAACCTGGCCGGTCTGGCTGGCCCTGGTCGTGAGCCTGGTGGTCGGTGTGGTGGGCTATTTCACGGACTACCACACCCTGGCCGGCAGCGTGCCGGAGGCCAACATGGCGGCGTTGGGGACGGACGGCTCGGGCGTCCCGCCAGGCGAATGGGTGGCCTATGGCCGTTCGGGACTTGGCCAGCGTTATGCCCCTGCCGCCCAGATCACGCCGGCGAACGTCGGTCAGCTGAAAGAGGCCTGGACCTTTCATACCCGGGACTTCAGGGGGCCGACCGACCCGTTCGAGATCGCCAACGAGGTCACTCCGCTCAAGGCGAACGGCAAGCTGTATATCTGCACGGCGCATAACATCGTGATCGCGCTCGACCCGGACACCGGCAAAGAGCTGTGGCGGTTCGATCCGAAGATTAATCGCGACGCGAAGACCTACCAGCACATGATCTGCCGTGGCGTTGCCTACTACGACTCCGGCAGCTATGCCGCCGCCGCACCGGCGACCGCGGCCAGTGTGGCGACAAAACCCGCTGCATCCGGCGCACCGGACAAGCCGGTGATGGCAACCCGGGGCGCCGTGCCTGCCGATGCGATCCATTTCGATAGCTGCCCGCGACGCATCTTTGCGCCGACCGCCGATGCGACCATCGTGTCGATCAATGCCGACAACGGCCAGCTGTGCACCGACTTCGGCGACAAAGGTGTGATCGGCCTGTATCAGGGCATGTCGATGACGCAACGCGGCTTTCTCAATCCGACCTCGCCGCCGGTGGTGACGCAGCATGTGCTGATCGTGTCGGCCGCCGTGACCGACAACGACTCCACGCACGAGCCTTCCGGCGTGATTCGCGGCTACGACATCGACTCGGGCCGCTTGTTGTGGAACTGGGATTCGGCCAACCCCGACGAAACCGCGCCGCTGGCGCCAGGCCAGTTCTATAAACACAACTCGCCCAATTCCTGGAGCGTCTCCAGCGTCGATGAAAAACTCGGCATGGTGTACATCCCGATGGGCAACCAGACGCCGGACATGTGGGGTGGCAATCGCTATCCGGAAGGCGAGAAATTCAACAGCTCGATCGTTGCGCTCGATATCGCCACCGGCAAACTGCGTTGGGTGTTTCAGACCGTGCACCATGATCTGTGGGACATGGACGTCGGTGGACAACCCAACCTGATGGATCTGGATACGCCACAAGGCAAGGTGCCGGTAGTGATCGCTTCGACCAAGCGCGCCGACATCTACGTGATCGATCGACGCGACGGCAAGCTGGTGGTGCCCGCACCCGAACAACCGGTGCCGCAGGGTGCCGCCGAAGGCGATTACAGTGCACCGACGCAGCCTTTCTCCGCGTTGTCGTTCAAGCCGGAGCGGCGGCTGCGCGAGAGCGACATGTGGGGAACCAATCCGTTCGATCAGCTGATGTGTCGCATCCTGTTCAAGCAGCTGCGCTACGACGGCATCTTTACGCCACCGTCGGAGCAGGGGTCGCTGATCTATCCAGGCAACTACGGCGTGTTCGATTGGGGTGGCGTCGCGGTCGATCCGGTGCGCCAGGTGCTGGTCGGCAACCCCAATTACGTAGCCTTCGTATCCAGGCTGCATCGTCGCGACACGATCGATGCCAAGGGCGGCACCGGTAGCGAGCAGGGATTGCAGCCGATGACCGGTACGCCTTTCGCGGTCGATCTGCATCCCTTGCTGTCGCCGCTGGGTATTCCCTGCCAGGCGCCGCCGTGGGGCTATGTCGCCGCTGTCGATCTGAAGACCATGCAAAAGGTGTGGATGCATCGCAATGGCACGGTCATCGACAACGCGCCGTTGCCGATCCCTTTGCCGCTGGGCGTGCCCAGCCTTGGTGGCGCCATCACGACAGGTGGCGGGGTGGTTTTCATGAGCGCCACCCTGGATTACTACTTCCGCGCCTACGACCTGCGTACCGGCAACAAGCTGTGGGAAGTGCGCCTGCCGGCCGGTGGCCAGGCGATACCGATGAGTTACGTATCGGACAAGACCGGGCGCCAGTACGTCGTGCTGATGGCCGGTGGTCACGGTTCGCTCGGCACGAAGATGGGCGATTCGTTGATCGCCTATGCCTTGCCATCGTCGGGAACGACGCAACCGGCGCCAGCCCAATCGGCACCGTGA
- a CDS encoding dihydrodipicolinate synthase family protein has protein sequence MSQVYKGILPALQVPFQSDLSIDEAELRRFAQWLVSHQGIGGLVTNGHTGEVFALTAERRARVTRIVAEEAKGKVPVVSGVCCEGITEAVEHAKMARDAGASAILLMPPHGWLRFGMQQPDNVVDYFRAVGEGSGLDIIVHIYPAWTRASYSFETLAALAKLPHVKCMKIGTRDMNKYARDIRTIREADPSVTILTCHDEYLLASMIQGVDGALVGFASFIPQKIIDLYAAVQAGDLKTAQAIQAQINPLKDVVYGGGEPTGDAHARMKVAMSFAGILKSATVQPPTRLPEGAALQAIEAAVKGAGFLKSQAAA, from the coding sequence ATGAGTCAGGTTTACAAGGGCATCCTCCCTGCCCTGCAGGTTCCTTTCCAATCCGACCTGTCGATCGACGAGGCGGAACTGCGCCGCTTTGCGCAATGGCTGGTGTCGCATCAGGGCATCGGCGGCCTGGTGACCAATGGCCACACCGGCGAAGTATTCGCACTTACCGCCGAGCGGCGCGCACGCGTCACACGCATCGTCGCCGAAGAAGCCAAGGGCAAAGTGCCGGTGGTGTCGGGCGTGTGCTGCGAAGGCATTACCGAAGCGGTCGAGCATGCCAAGATGGCGCGCGATGCCGGCGCCAGCGCGATCCTGTTGATGCCGCCACACGGCTGGCTGCGCTTTGGCATGCAGCAGCCCGATAACGTGGTCGACTATTTCCGCGCCGTGGGCGAAGGCTCCGGGCTCGACATCATCGTGCACATCTATCCGGCCTGGACGCGCGCGTCGTACTCCTTCGAGACACTGGCCGCGCTGGCCAAGCTGCCGCATGTGAAGTGCATGAAGATCGGCACGCGCGATATGAACAAGTACGCCCGCGATATCCGCACCATTCGCGAGGCCGACCCGAGCGTCACCATCCTCACCTGCCACGACGAATACCTGCTGGCCTCGATGATCCAGGGTGTCGACGGCGCACTGGTCGGTTTTGCCTCGTTCATTCCGCAGAAGATCATCGACCTCTACGCCGCCGTGCAGGCGGGCGACCTGAAGACCGCGCAGGCGATCCAGGCACAGATCAATCCACTCAAGGATGTGGTCTACGGCGGCGGCGAGCCGACCGGCGATGCACATGCCCGCATGAAGGTGGCGATGTCGTTCGCCGGCATCCTGAAATCGGCCACCGTGCAGCCGCCGACACGTCTTCCGGAAGGTGCCGCGTTGCAGGCGATCGAAGCGGCGGTGAAAGGCGCCGGCTTCCTGAAGTCGCAGGCAGCGGCATGA
- a CDS encoding alpha/beta fold hydrolase, which yields MSGAMRAQAMPWQAVVMVCMVLLLVACAPVKPSPSVSAPQHEAVDWLAQARSWATDASHQKRPEFAQRAWLRCAAAGYRALANDAGQAREALHWYSLCTTRLVDDVFDRDADGWTSRNLSFGDDTISLVIDAMPASLHGPLQLVPADSVTIPESFGVRHTVPGVGVPLVVAAQRCSDKPLCKLYPPEGVSRAATAWIDVDAQDRPRLHITDPEHAPDIVIGSTTYPLARDTTAPYAYLFDQSKLKRLAVWNLIGGKEIGLRQGLYLLEDYDPHKTPIVMIHGLGASPLIWGKLTNRVLGTPELHARYQIWHVVYQTDAPLLVSRLRVQQFLDQGWKLLDPSGADPARQQMVLVGHSMGGVIARLLSADSGDLLWRTAFTVSPEKIKASADDLDMLKRLFFFHPYPGVTQAIFLAAPHLGSPVSQRLLGRIAVLVLNPHGPELDALRRIAKNDPTAVQSNLLAVYQSAGLSSVSTMRDNQPVSHASQSLMPAPGIRYYTIAGDLPGASVRGDGIVPLSSAVIPGAVSTTIVAWGHKLYNNPEAIDKVIGILNEKPVDRENPPRDALSQQKP from the coding sequence GTGAGCGGTGCAATGCGCGCGCAGGCGATGCCATGGCAGGCCGTGGTCATGGTCTGCATGGTGTTGTTATTGGTCGCCTGTGCGCCGGTAAAGCCATCGCCGTCTGTTAGTGCACCTCAGCACGAAGCGGTCGACTGGCTGGCCCAGGCACGTAGCTGGGCGACGGATGCATCGCATCAAAAACGCCCCGAATTCGCGCAGCGTGCCTGGTTGCGTTGCGCCGCCGCCGGCTATCGCGCGCTTGCCAACGATGCGGGGCAGGCGCGTGAGGCCCTGCATTGGTACAGCCTGTGCACGACGCGTCTGGTGGACGACGTGTTCGATCGCGATGCGGATGGTTGGACCTCGCGTAACTTGAGTTTCGGCGACGACACCATATCGCTCGTGATCGACGCGATGCCGGCGAGCCTGCATGGACCGTTGCAGCTGGTGCCGGCCGATAGCGTCACGATTCCCGAAAGCTTCGGCGTGCGCCACACGGTGCCAGGCGTGGGCGTGCCTTTAGTGGTAGCGGCACAGCGTTGCAGCGACAAACCGTTGTGCAAGCTCTATCCGCCAGAAGGCGTATCTCGCGCGGCGACTGCGTGGATCGATGTCGATGCACAGGACCGGCCTCGTCTGCATATCACCGATCCAGAGCATGCCCCGGATATCGTGATCGGCTCGACGACCTATCCGCTGGCGCGCGATACCACCGCGCCCTATGCCTATCTGTTCGATCAATCCAAGCTCAAGCGCCTGGCCGTATGGAACCTGATCGGCGGCAAGGAGATCGGTTTGCGGCAGGGGCTTTATCTGCTGGAGGATTACGACCCGCACAAGACGCCGATCGTGATGATTCACGGCCTGGGAGCCAGTCCGCTGATCTGGGGCAAGCTGACCAACCGCGTCCTGGGCACCCCCGAACTGCATGCGCGCTATCAGATCTGGCATGTGGTTTATCAAACCGATGCGCCGTTGCTGGTAAGCCGATTGCGGGTGCAGCAGTTTCTCGATCAGGGTTGGAAGCTGCTCGATCCTTCCGGTGCCGATCCGGCCAGGCAGCAGATGGTATTGGTCGGTCACAGCATGGGCGGCGTGATCGCTCGATTGCTCAGTGCGGACAGCGGCGATCTTTTATGGCGTACCGCGTTTACCGTGTCGCCGGAAAAAATCAAAGCGAGCGCGGACGATCTGGACATGCTCAAGCGCCTGTTCTTTTTTCATCCCTACCCGGGCGTAACGCAGGCGATATTCCTGGCCGCGCCACACCTGGGTAGTCCCGTGTCGCAACGTCTCCTCGGCCGCATCGCGGTGCTGGTGCTGAACCCCCATGGTCCTGAACTGGATGCGTTGCGGCGCATCGCCAAGAACGATCCGACGGCGGTACAAAGCAACTTGCTGGCGGTTTATCAATCGGCTGGTCTGAGCAGCGTAAGCACGATGCGCGATAACCAGCCGGTCAGTCATGCCAGTCAGTCCCTGATGCCGGCGCCGGGTATCCGTTACTACACGATTGCCGGTGATCTGCCGGGTGCCAGCGTGCGCGGCGATGGCATCGTGCCGTTGAGCAGTGCGGTCATCCCCGGTGCCGTATCGACCACGATCGTGGCATGGGGACATAAGCTTTATAACAACCCGGAAGCGATCGACAAGGTCATCGGTATCCTGAACGAGAAGCCGGTCGATCGAGAAAATCCGCCGCGTGACGCTTTGTCGCAACAGAAACCTTGA
- a CDS encoding TonB-dependent receptor, translating to MDAPDIRRLVALPLSLLSASLWLAHAADAPPDPQITDLRAMKVTAKAPQGEPHFPAVQVSVPAARIAATVNAVDVEDAAKYLPSVFIRKRNYGDTQPVLATRTWGVGSSARTLVYIDDIPISALIANNNTIGAPRWGMASPESIERIDMLYGPFSAEYAGNSMGGVMHIVTRMPEKTEVTIKQTEAVQDFDLYGTHDHFSTSQTSLTAGGRYGDLGWFFSANALNSFSQPLSYITSAGFPAGTEGAIAAKNKLGQTANVLGAGGLLHTRMLDLNGKLTYDITPQWRATYMAGFWSNHGQSQAQTYLTDASGAPSFGRTAGFASNIYDLSAHHLMQAFSLKSDTRGNFDGEAVVTHYAFLKDQQLSPAGVLGGTDLTTNGRLASYGGTNWSTVDLKGYWRPQGYGGGQEVSFGAHGDRYELVNPTRNLSDRDDAATATTLFSAGSGKTTTQAVWIADNWQFAPAWLLTVGGRYEWWKASDGFNFSGGKAVQQPVEKSDGFSPKATLQWQLDPSWRITGSLARAIRFPTVSELYQLVSTGSTFTSPNPDLKPEKVRSGELAIEHGLSQGLLRLSLFQENTKDALIAQTAFLPNVAAPVNFTTNVGEVRNRGVELVAEQRDALIHGLELSGSVTFVDSTILSNDSFASTTGTTSTGKHAPNVPRWRATAVATYRPDDAWALTVAGRYSGKQYSTLDNTDNTPHVFGAFDSFTVFDARVQYRINEHLTASVGVDNFTNEKYFLFHPFPQRTYVADMELKL from the coding sequence ATGGATGCCCCTGATATCCGGCGCCTGGTCGCGCTGCCGTTATCGCTATTGTCTGCCTCGCTCTGGCTGGCTCATGCGGCCGATGCGCCGCCCGATCCCCAGATCACCGATCTGCGCGCCATGAAGGTGACCGCCAAGGCGCCGCAAGGCGAACCGCATTTTCCGGCTGTGCAGGTCAGTGTGCCCGCGGCGCGCATTGCCGCCACCGTCAATGCGGTCGATGTCGAGGACGCGGCCAAATACCTGCCCAGTGTGTTCATTCGCAAACGCAACTACGGTGATACTCAGCCCGTATTGGCGACGCGTACCTGGGGCGTGGGATCGAGTGCGCGTACGCTGGTCTATATCGACGACATTCCGATTTCCGCCTTGATCGCCAACAACAACACGATCGGTGCGCCTCGTTGGGGCATGGCTTCGCCCGAATCGATCGAACGCATCGATATGCTGTACGGCCCGTTTTCCGCCGAGTATGCGGGCAATTCGATGGGGGGCGTGATGCATATCGTCACGCGCATGCCGGAGAAAACCGAGGTCACGATCAAGCAGACCGAAGCCGTGCAGGATTTCGATCTCTACGGCACGCACGATCATTTTTCCACCAGCCAGACCAGTCTCACGGCGGGCGGTCGTTACGGCGACCTGGGTTGGTTTTTCTCGGCCAATGCACTCAATAGCTTCAGCCAGCCGTTGTCGTATATCACCAGCGCCGGATTTCCTGCCGGTACGGAAGGCGCCATCGCAGCGAAAAACAAACTCGGGCAAACCGCCAACGTGCTCGGTGCGGGCGGCCTGTTGCATACGCGCATGCTCGATCTCAACGGCAAACTCACCTATGACATCACGCCGCAGTGGCGCGCAACCTATATGGCCGGCTTCTGGAGCAACCACGGGCAGTCGCAGGCGCAGACGTATCTGACTGACGCCAGTGGTGCGCCAAGCTTCGGTCGCACCGCAGGCTTTGCCAGCAATATCTACGACTTGAGCGCGCATCACCTGATGCAGGCGTTCTCGCTGAAGAGCGACACGCGCGGCAACTTCGATGGCGAAGCGGTCGTAACCCACTATGCGTTCCTGAAGGATCAGCAACTTTCACCCGCGGGTGTGCTCGGTGGCACCGACCTGACGACGAACGGACGCCTTGCAAGTTACGGCGGTACCAACTGGTCGACCGTCGACCTGAAAGGTTATTGGCGCCCGCAAGGTTACGGTGGAGGCCAAGAGGTTTCCTTCGGCGCGCATGGCGATCGCTACGAGCTGGTCAATCCGACGCGCAACCTGAGCGATCGTGACGATGCCGCAACCGCGACGACGCTGTTCTCGGCGGGCAGCGGCAAGACCACCACACAAGCAGTGTGGATCGCCGACAATTGGCAATTTGCGCCCGCATGGTTGTTGACGGTCGGTGGTCGCTACGAGTGGTGGAAGGCCAGCGATGGTTTCAACTTCAGCGGCGGCAAGGCGGTGCAGCAGCCAGTCGAGAAGAGCGACGGGTTCTCGCCAAAGGCAACGCTGCAATGGCAACTGGATCCGAGTTGGCGCATCACCGGGTCGCTGGCGCGCGCCATTCGTTTTCCCACGGTGAGCGAGCTGTATCAGCTGGTGTCGACCGGCTCGACGTTTACCTCGCCCAATCCCGATCTGAAGCCGGAAAAAGTGCGGAGCGGCGAACTGGCGATCGAACATGGGCTGTCGCAAGGGCTGTTGCGGTTGTCGCTGTTCCAGGAGAACACCAAGGATGCCTTGATCGCGCAGACTGCATTTCTGCCGAATGTAGCGGCTCCAGTCAACTTCACCACCAATGTCGGCGAGGTGCGCAACCGTGGTGTCGAGCTGGTGGCCGAACAGCGCGATGCGTTGATCCATGGGTTGGAGTTGTCCGGTAGCGTTACCTTTGTCGACTCGACCATTCTTTCCAACGACAGCTTTGCCAGCACCACCGGTACTACGTCGACCGGCAAGCATGCGCCGAATGTTCCGCGCTGGCGTGCCACGGCGGTGGCAACCTATCGTCCGGATGATGCATGGGCCTTGACCGTGGCTGGTCGTTACAGCGGAAAGCAGTATTCAACGCTCGATAACACCGACAACACGCCGCATGTGTTTGGTGCATTCGACAGCTTTACCGTGTTCGATGCGCGCGTGCAGTACCGCATCAACGAGCATCTGACCGCATCGGTTGGCGTGGATAACTTCACCAACGAGAAGTACTTTCTGTTTCACCCGTTTCCGCAGCGGACGTATGTGGCGGATATGGAGTTGAAGCTTTAG
- a CDS encoding IclR family transcriptional regulator: MVKPIEKAQNSNAPTRVAGTGLAAPDMRSTVQSLAKGFRVLEAFTAETPELTMSEVGLAAGLDPGTAHRMLATLVSLGYVVKIPETKRFRLTLKVLDLGFNALAHQDMRAIVRPYLRDLVGHLGEAASFAVLEGPDVLYIERVRAGAIRLGVDIRVGSTLPAHISAIGQSMLAFLSEPDMKRIVIADANRTHSYQDKRSVADVMPALRKIRKKGYALAPSTLTEGLRIIAVPVLDVDGHPVGAISVAAPAVRATIEEFETSALEPVRAAAKQIARALEASGSTSF; encoded by the coding sequence ATGGTCAAGCCGATCGAGAAAGCACAGAACAGCAACGCCCCCACCCGCGTTGCCGGCACCGGTCTGGCTGCGCCTGACATGCGCAGCACGGTGCAGTCGCTGGCCAAGGGCTTTCGCGTCCTCGAAGCCTTCACCGCCGAGACGCCCGAGCTGACGATGAGCGAAGTCGGCTTGGCCGCCGGCCTCGATCCGGGCACCGCCCACCGCATGCTCGCCACCCTCGTGAGCCTCGGCTATGTGGTGAAGATTCCCGAGACCAAGCGTTTCCGTCTGACGCTGAAAGTGCTGGACCTCGGCTTCAATGCACTCGCCCACCAGGACATGCGCGCGATCGTGCGCCCCTACCTGCGCGACCTGGTCGGGCACTTGGGCGAAGCGGCAAGCTTCGCGGTACTGGAAGGGCCCGACGTGCTCTACATCGAACGCGTGCGCGCCGGCGCCATCCGCCTCGGTGTCGACATTCGCGTCGGCTCGACGCTTCCCGCGCATATCAGCGCGATCGGCCAGAGCATGCTGGCCTTTCTCTCCGAGCCGGACATGAAGCGCATCGTCATCGCCGACGCCAATCGCACGCATAGCTACCAGGACAAACGCAGCGTGGCCGATGTGATGCCAGCGCTGCGCAAGATCCGCAAGAAGGGCTACGCGCTGGCACCGTCCACCTTGACCGAAGGGCTGCGCATCATCGCTGTCCCGGTGCTCGATGTGGATGGGCACCCCGTCGGCGCGATCAGCGTGGCCGCACCGGCGGTGCGGGCCACCATCGAAGAATTCGAGACATCAGCGCTCGAACCCGTGCGCGCGGCGGCCAAGCAGATCGCCCGTGCACTGGAAGCAAGTGGCAGTACCAGTTTTTGA
- a CDS encoding MFS transporter — translation MTIKENADVDRSAAGIVARLERLPVSRPLVWARMVVGSATFFDGYTTLAIAYAMPVLAKLWQLPPSKVGLVISSGYLGQLIGALFFGWLAERIGRLRTLTITVSIFAIMSVACIFSWNATSLIVFRFIQGIGTGGEVPVASAYVNEFVGARSRGRFFLLYELLFLVGLVFAALIGYELVPRFGWQMMFWIGVVPVVLTVPLRFFLPESPRWLLTHGRIPEAEDVISRLEKDVTDRGIELPPPIRATGIVASFERGSWRDLFSGIYRKRTLTLWVLWFCSYLINNGLATWLPTLYRTVFNIPLRTSLLYGLIMTTVAVVVSFVCAISIDKVGRRPWYIGAFGLAVIPLGVLSIIGASTAIQVLVFATCAYAIIQTITYSLYLYSAELYPTRMRAVGAGIGSAWLRAGSMAGPALIGFVVAESGVHTVFLSFAVVAIVGAVTCALFATETKGRVLEELSP, via the coding sequence ATGACGATCAAAGAAAACGCGGACGTGGACCGCTCGGCCGCCGGGATCGTAGCCCGGTTGGAACGGCTGCCGGTATCGCGCCCGCTGGTATGGGCACGCATGGTGGTGGGCTCGGCAACGTTCTTCGACGGCTACACGACGCTCGCGATTGCCTATGCGATGCCGGTGCTCGCCAAGCTGTGGCAGCTGCCTCCGTCCAAAGTGGGATTGGTGATTTCTTCGGGCTATCTGGGGCAACTGATCGGCGCGCTGTTCTTCGGCTGGTTGGCCGAACGCATCGGACGCCTGCGCACGCTGACGATCACGGTCAGTATCTTCGCGATCATGAGCGTGGCCTGCATCTTTTCCTGGAATGCGACGTCGTTGATCGTGTTCCGTTTTATCCAGGGCATCGGTACCGGCGGTGAAGTGCCGGTGGCCAGCGCCTATGTCAACGAATTCGTCGGCGCACGCAGTCGCGGGCGTTTTTTCCTGCTCTACGAATTGCTGTTCCTGGTCGGCTTGGTATTTGCCGCGTTGATCGGCTATGAACTGGTGCCTCGGTTCGGCTGGCAGATGATGTTCTGGATCGGCGTGGTGCCGGTGGTATTAACCGTGCCGCTGCGCTTCTTCCTGCCGGAGTCACCGCGCTGGCTGCTCACGCATGGGCGCATTCCCGAAGCGGAAGATGTGATCTCCCGCCTAGAAAAAGACGTCACCGATCGCGGTATCGAGCTACCGCCACCGATACGCGCCACAGGCATCGTGGCATCGTTCGAACGTGGCTCCTGGCGTGATCTGTTTTCCGGCATCTACCGCAAACGCACCCTGACGCTTTGGGTGCTGTGGTTCTGTTCGTACCTGATCAATAACGGTCTGGCGACCTGGCTGCCGACGCTTTATCGCACCGTATTCAATATTCCGTTGCGAACGAGCCTGCTGTATGGGCTGATCATGACCACTGTGGCGGTTGTCGTCTCCTTTGTGTGCGCTATCTCGATCGACAAGGTGGGGCGGCGGCCCTGGTATATCGGTGCGTTCGGGCTGGCCGTCATTCCTCTGGGCGTGTTGTCGATCATCGGTGCCAGCACCGCCATCCAGGTGCTGGTATTCGCCACTTGCGCTTACGCGATCATCCAGACGATCACCTATTCGCTGTATCTGTATTCGGCCGAGCTTTATCCGACGCGCATGCGTGCGGTGGGGGCCGGTATCGGTAGTGCATGGCTGCGCGCGGGCTCGATGGCTGGACCGGCGTTGATCGGCTTTGTGGTGGCCGAGTCGGGGGTACATACGGTGTTTCTGAGTTTTGCCGTGGTGGCGATTGTCGGTGCCGTGACGTGCGCGCTATTTGCTACCGAGACCAAGGGGCGGGTATTGGAAGAGTTGTCGCCTTGA